The following coding sequences are from one Nicotiana tabacum cultivar K326 chromosome 1, ASM71507v2, whole genome shotgun sequence window:
- the LOC107811460 gene encoding uncharacterized protein LOC107811460, which yields MDPCPFVRLIIESLALKLPTATKPAGSGSGVHPCSTPCYAKLKLKNFPSQTVILPLCSTSQDPSSPPESSASAAGFHLDAVTLRRLSGKPVTLKVSVFTGRMGRTCGVTSGKLLGSVQVNVNLNGTHSKSNVFQNGWMKLGGEPAVAMLHMAVRAEPDPRFVFQFGGEPECSPVVFQIQGNIRQPVFSCKYSADRNNRTRSLPTDFNLGNRGWMRTFSAERDRPGRERKGWMIIIYDLSGSAVAAASVITPFVPSPGSDRVSRSNPGAWLILQPNGSCVSSWKPWGRLEAWRERGPVDGLGYKFELVTDIGLTSGVPIAEGTMSMKKGGQFCIDNTIKDSALSSLSPIRGFVMGSSVEGEGKPSAPTVQVGVRHVTCMADAALFIALSAAIDLSMDACRLFSQKLGKEFCNNDQESFS from the exons ATGGATCCTTGCCCGTTTGTTCGTTTGATAATTGAGTCATTAGCTCTTAAACTTCCAACAGCAACAAAACCTGCTGGTTCTGGTTCTGGAGTTCACCCTTGTTCAACTCCTTGCTATGCTAAACTCAAGCTCAAGAATTTCCCTTCTCAAACTGTTATTCTCCCACTCTGTTCCACTTCTCAAGACCCTTCTTCTCCGCCGGAGTCTTCCGCCTCCGCCGCCGGGTTCCACCTAGACGCCGTCACTCTCCGGCGTCTTTCCGGTAAGCCTGTTACGTTAAAAGTGTCTGTTTTCACGGGGCGCATGGGTCGCACGTGCGGGGTTACCAGTGGGAAACTGCTGGGTTCCGTTCAGGTGAACGTCAACCTGAACGGGACGCATTCAAAGTCCAATGTGTTTCAGAACGGGTGGATGAAATTGGGAGGCGAACCGGCGGTGGCTATGTTGCACATGGCTGTTCGTGCTGAACCGGATCCGCGGTTCGTGTTCCAGTTCGGAGGTGAACCGGAGTGCAGTCCGGTGGTTTTCCAGATCCAGGGGAATATAAGGCAGCCGGTTTTCAGCTGCAAGTACAGTGCTGATCGCAACAACCGGACACG ATCTCTTCCAACTGATTTTAACTTAGGCAATAGAGGATGGATGAGAACATTTTCTGCTGAAAGGGACAGACCGGGGAGGGAGCGAAAAGGGTGGATGATAATTATCTATGATCTTTCAGGCTCAGCTGTTGCAGCTGCCTCAGTGATCACTCCCTTTGTGCCATCTCCGGGTTCTGACCGTGTTTCAAGATCAAATCCTGGTGCGTGGCTTATCCTCCAGCCTAATGGATCCTGTGTTAGCAGCTGGAAGCCATGGGGTCGTCTTGAGGCATGGCGAGAAAGAGGACCAGTTGACGGACTCGGTTACAAATTTGAGCTTGTTACTGATATTGGTCTTACTAGTGGTGTACCTATAGCTGAAGGCACAATGAGTATGAAAAAAGGTGGGCAATTTTGCATAGACAACACAATAAAAGACTCTGCACTGAGTTCATTGTCGCCTATTCGAGGATTTGTAATGGGATCAAGTGTTGAAGGCGAAGGCAAACCAAGCGCTCCAACAGTTCAAGTTGGGGTACGACATGTAACTTGCATGGCCGATGCTGCCTTATTTATCGCGCTTTCAGCTGCCATTGATCTTAGCATGGACGCGTGTCGCCTTTTCTCTCAAAAACTTGGAAAGGAATTTTGCAATAATGATCAAGAATCATTCTCATAA